From Nicotiana tabacum cultivar K326 chromosome 22, ASM71507v2, whole genome shotgun sequence, one genomic window encodes:
- the LOC107778558 gene encoding uncharacterized protein LOC107778558 isoform X3 has product MSSLSNQVMRSCIKDHEASAMELGRRQKSEVEEEEEEEDPFLQFIEYAKSVLSPDEAKGPSWSWIAYKILKTCIAYSSGVTSAILLSDLFQAWNELNRSGVPKKQSECISHMKKKHKRAKLPNTVTIDSIYEKKFLSLNSVIEAVIIDTFVLPGTNIYMLHLGDFWSSNTIDLYLHRRFYSLADPKNGILKKGREVFLTGCRLRTATGCSGHARLLPTEYLVILLDEDQDDDAMLLLARFCADSFSSISLGTVNQGVSYSLRARIESITSPEVQGKYGSLQRKQINLVDFDGVTSKFLLWGEQVLLANVFSVGSTLALDRPFILSSTESALELSEEFCLEYGTATQLYLVPFIRHEEQVSVTLTQNHHKGSKLSRAMDPSQGLVVSQVSLPCNSQGSIDFSNYPFRSFVIDLREKMTGVSLYGIVADIRSTQEPVFSVKIQDVTGAVWVRLHFDRSWSLGRLGLGHSIYISGLACSMGTRKSLELQWFENDGGASFINISCLPALLNSSFLHKLSCLSDLSVEPTGIRVCRVWLDQIEHCHVTTRLSHTSCGYFRDDSSIEDLKCSFCQCKCNAELAWSFHLKITLADESGKIFAWCTGQTAVELLQITPDEFCELPEEKG; this is encoded by the exons ATGAGCTCTCTTTCAAATCAGGTAATGCGTAGCTGCATCAAGGACCATGAGGCCTCAGCCATGGAATTGGGGCGCCGGCAGAAAtcagaagtagaagaagaagaggaagaggaagatccATTTCTTCAATTCATTGAGTACGCTAAGTCCGTACTATCTCCCGATGAAGCAAAGGGCCCTAGTTGGAGCTGGATTGCTTATAAGATTCTCAAGACTTGCATTGCTTATTCATCTGGAGTTACCTCCGCTATTCTCCTCTCCGATCTCTTTCAG GCTTGGAATGAATTGAATAGGAGTGGAGTTCCAAAGAAACAGTCAGAATGTATTAGTCACATGAAGAAGAAGCATAAGAGGGCAAAGCTTCCTAACACTGTCACCATTGACTCTATATATGAGAAAAAGTTCTTATCTTTGAACAGTGTAATTGAAGCTGTCATTATAGACACTTTCGTTCTTCCAG GAACAAACATTTATATGCTTCATCTGGGTGATTTTTGGAGTTCTAATACAATAGATCTGTATCTTCACCGTAG ATTCTACAGCTTAGCTGATCCAAAGAATGGTATTTTGAAGAAAGGTCGTGAAGTTTTCCTCACAGGATGCCGCCTCCGAACTGCCACTGGATGTTCAGGTCATGCACGGCTTTTGCCAACTGAATATCTTGTGATACTGTTAGATGAG GACCAAGATGATGATGCAATGTTGCTTTTAGCACGATTTTGTGCAGATTCCTTCTCTTCCATTTCTCTTGGTACAGTCAATCAAGGGGTCTCCTATTCATTACGTGCAAG GATTGAATCTATTACTTCTCCGGAGGTTCAAGGGAAGTATGGTAGTTTGCAGAGGAAGCAAATTAATCTTGTTGATTTTGATGGTGTCACTTCAAAATTTCTTTTGTGGGGTGAGCAGGTTCTGCTTGCAAACGTATTTAG CGTGGGAAGTACGCTTGCCCTGGATAGACCATTTATTTTGAGTTCCACTGAGAGTGCTCTTGAATTATCTGAAGAATTTTGCCTTGAATATGGCACTGCAACACAGTTATATCTGGTGCCTTTTATTCGGCATGAGGAGCAA GTATCCGTAACATTGACGCAGAACCATCATAAAGGGTCAAAACTATCAAGAGCTATGGATCCAAGTCAGGGACTTGTAGTCTCCCAGGTTTCCCTGCCTTGTAATTCTCAAGGTTCTATTGACTTCAGTAATTATCCTTTCCGA TCATTTGTTATTGATCTTCGGGAGAAGATGACCGGAGTAAGCCTCTATGGTATTGTTGCTGACATCAGAAGTACTCAAGAACCAGTATTTTCTGTTAAGATTCAAGATGTAACTGGTGCAGTTTGGGTGAGACTACATTTTGATCGATCCTG GTCATTAGGGAGACTAGGACTGGGGCATAGTATTTACATATCTGGTTTGGCGTGCTCTATGGGGACAAGAAAAAG CCTAGAACTGCAGTGGTTCGAGAATGATGGTGGAGCTTCATTTATTAATATTAGTTGCTTACCAGCGCTACTTAACTCATCTTTTCTTCACAAGTTATCCTGCCTTTCTGATTTATCAGTCGAGCCTACTGGTATCCGT GTATGTCGAGTCTGGCTGGATCAAATTGAACATTGTCACGTGACTACGAGACTATCACATACGTCTTGTGGTTATTTTCGTGATGATAGTTCCATTGAGGATCTCAAGTGCAGCTTCTGTCAATGTAAATGCAATGCAGAACTGGCATGGAGTTTCCATTTAAAAATAACTCTTGCAGATGAGAGTGGAAAAATCTTTGCCTGGTGTACTGGTCAAACTGCCGTGGAGTTGCTGCAAATAACTCCTGATGAATTCTGCGAACTACCAGAG GAAAAAGGTTGA
- the LOC107778558 gene encoding uncharacterized protein LOC107778558 isoform X2, with protein MSSLSNQVMRSCIKDHEASAMELGRRQKSEVEEEEEEEDPFLQFIEYAKSVLSPDEAKGPSWSWIAYKILKTCIAYSSGVTSAILLSDLFQAWNELNRSGVPKKQSECISHMKKKHKRAKLPNTVTIDSIYEKKFLSLNSVIEAVIIDTFVLPGTNIYMLHLGDFWSSNTIDLYLHRRFYSLADPKNGILKKGREVFLTGCRLRTATGCSGHARLLPTEYLVILLDEDQDDDAMLLLARFCADSFSSISLGTVNQGVSYSLRARIESITSPEVQGKYGSLQRKQINLVDFDGVTSKFLLWGEQVLLANVFSVGSTLALDRPFILSSTESALELSEEFCLEYGTATQLYLVPFIRHEEQNHHKGSKLSRAMDPSQGLVVSQVSLPCNSQGSIDFSNYPFRSFVIDLREKMTGVSLYGIVADIRSTQEPVFSVKIQDVTGAVWVRLHFDRSWSLGRLGLGHSIYISGLACSMGTRKSLELQWFENDGGASFINISCLPALLNSSFLHKLSCLSDLSVEPTGIRVCRVWLDQIEHCHVTTRLSHTSCGYFRDDSSIEDLKCSFCQCKCNAELAWSFHLKITLADESGKIFAWCTGQTAVELLQITPDEFCELPEEEQIMYPSSLEHETFKVALVNCRKKVEGLMDQDHDAVEWEITRAMKWE; from the exons ATGAGCTCTCTTTCAAATCAGGTAATGCGTAGCTGCATCAAGGACCATGAGGCCTCAGCCATGGAATTGGGGCGCCGGCAGAAAtcagaagtagaagaagaagaggaagaggaagatccATTTCTTCAATTCATTGAGTACGCTAAGTCCGTACTATCTCCCGATGAAGCAAAGGGCCCTAGTTGGAGCTGGATTGCTTATAAGATTCTCAAGACTTGCATTGCTTATTCATCTGGAGTTACCTCCGCTATTCTCCTCTCCGATCTCTTTCAG GCTTGGAATGAATTGAATAGGAGTGGAGTTCCAAAGAAACAGTCAGAATGTATTAGTCACATGAAGAAGAAGCATAAGAGGGCAAAGCTTCCTAACACTGTCACCATTGACTCTATATATGAGAAAAAGTTCTTATCTTTGAACAGTGTAATTGAAGCTGTCATTATAGACACTTTCGTTCTTCCAG GAACAAACATTTATATGCTTCATCTGGGTGATTTTTGGAGTTCTAATACAATAGATCTGTATCTTCACCGTAG ATTCTACAGCTTAGCTGATCCAAAGAATGGTATTTTGAAGAAAGGTCGTGAAGTTTTCCTCACAGGATGCCGCCTCCGAACTGCCACTGGATGTTCAGGTCATGCACGGCTTTTGCCAACTGAATATCTTGTGATACTGTTAGATGAG GACCAAGATGATGATGCAATGTTGCTTTTAGCACGATTTTGTGCAGATTCCTTCTCTTCCATTTCTCTTGGTACAGTCAATCAAGGGGTCTCCTATTCATTACGTGCAAG GATTGAATCTATTACTTCTCCGGAGGTTCAAGGGAAGTATGGTAGTTTGCAGAGGAAGCAAATTAATCTTGTTGATTTTGATGGTGTCACTTCAAAATTTCTTTTGTGGGGTGAGCAGGTTCTGCTTGCAAACGTATTTAG CGTGGGAAGTACGCTTGCCCTGGATAGACCATTTATTTTGAGTTCCACTGAGAGTGCTCTTGAATTATCTGAAGAATTTTGCCTTGAATATGGCACTGCAACACAGTTATATCTGGTGCCTTTTATTCGGCATGAGGAGCAA AACCATCATAAAGGGTCAAAACTATCAAGAGCTATGGATCCAAGTCAGGGACTTGTAGTCTCCCAGGTTTCCCTGCCTTGTAATTCTCAAGGTTCTATTGACTTCAGTAATTATCCTTTCCGA TCATTTGTTATTGATCTTCGGGAGAAGATGACCGGAGTAAGCCTCTATGGTATTGTTGCTGACATCAGAAGTACTCAAGAACCAGTATTTTCTGTTAAGATTCAAGATGTAACTGGTGCAGTTTGGGTGAGACTACATTTTGATCGATCCTG GTCATTAGGGAGACTAGGACTGGGGCATAGTATTTACATATCTGGTTTGGCGTGCTCTATGGGGACAAGAAAAAG CCTAGAACTGCAGTGGTTCGAGAATGATGGTGGAGCTTCATTTATTAATATTAGTTGCTTACCAGCGCTACTTAACTCATCTTTTCTTCACAAGTTATCCTGCCTTTCTGATTTATCAGTCGAGCCTACTGGTATCCGT GTATGTCGAGTCTGGCTGGATCAAATTGAACATTGTCACGTGACTACGAGACTATCACATACGTCTTGTGGTTATTTTCGTGATGATAGTTCCATTGAGGATCTCAAGTGCAGCTTCTGTCAATGTAAATGCAATGCAGAACTGGCATGGAGTTTCCATTTAAAAATAACTCTTGCAGATGAGAGTGGAAAAATCTTTGCCTGGTGTACTGGTCAAACTGCCGTGGAGTTGCTGCAAATAACTCCTGATGAATTCTGCGAACTACCAGAG GAAGAGCAGATAATGTACCCATCATCCCTTGAGCACGAAACATTCAAAGTTGCATTGGTGAACTGCAGGAAAAAGGTTGAAGGACTTATGGATCAAGATCATGACGCAGTTGAATGGGAAATCACCCGTGCAATGAAGTGGGAATAA
- the LOC107778558 gene encoding uncharacterized protein LOC107778558 isoform X1, with protein MSSLSNQVMRSCIKDHEASAMELGRRQKSEVEEEEEEEDPFLQFIEYAKSVLSPDEAKGPSWSWIAYKILKTCIAYSSGVTSAILLSDLFQAWNELNRSGVPKKQSECISHMKKKHKRAKLPNTVTIDSIYEKKFLSLNSVIEAVIIDTFVLPGTNIYMLHLGDFWSSNTIDLYLHRRFYSLADPKNGILKKGREVFLTGCRLRTATGCSGHARLLPTEYLVILLDEDQDDDAMLLLARFCADSFSSISLGTVNQGVSYSLRARIESITSPEVQGKYGSLQRKQINLVDFDGVTSKFLLWGEQVLLANVFSVGSTLALDRPFILSSTESALELSEEFCLEYGTATQLYLVPFIRHEEQVSVTLTQNHHKGSKLSRAMDPSQGLVVSQVSLPCNSQGSIDFSNYPFRSFVIDLREKMTGVSLYGIVADIRSTQEPVFSVKIQDVTGAVWVRLHFDRSWSLGRLGLGHSIYISGLACSMGTRKSLELQWFENDGGASFINISCLPALLNSSFLHKLSCLSDLSVEPTGIRVCRVWLDQIEHCHVTTRLSHTSCGYFRDDSSIEDLKCSFCQCKCNAELAWSFHLKITLADESGKIFAWCTGQTAVELLQITPDEFCELPEEEQIMYPSSLEHETFKVALVNCRKKVEGLMDQDHDAVEWEITRAMKWE; from the exons ATGAGCTCTCTTTCAAATCAGGTAATGCGTAGCTGCATCAAGGACCATGAGGCCTCAGCCATGGAATTGGGGCGCCGGCAGAAAtcagaagtagaagaagaagaggaagaggaagatccATTTCTTCAATTCATTGAGTACGCTAAGTCCGTACTATCTCCCGATGAAGCAAAGGGCCCTAGTTGGAGCTGGATTGCTTATAAGATTCTCAAGACTTGCATTGCTTATTCATCTGGAGTTACCTCCGCTATTCTCCTCTCCGATCTCTTTCAG GCTTGGAATGAATTGAATAGGAGTGGAGTTCCAAAGAAACAGTCAGAATGTATTAGTCACATGAAGAAGAAGCATAAGAGGGCAAAGCTTCCTAACACTGTCACCATTGACTCTATATATGAGAAAAAGTTCTTATCTTTGAACAGTGTAATTGAAGCTGTCATTATAGACACTTTCGTTCTTCCAG GAACAAACATTTATATGCTTCATCTGGGTGATTTTTGGAGTTCTAATACAATAGATCTGTATCTTCACCGTAG ATTCTACAGCTTAGCTGATCCAAAGAATGGTATTTTGAAGAAAGGTCGTGAAGTTTTCCTCACAGGATGCCGCCTCCGAACTGCCACTGGATGTTCAGGTCATGCACGGCTTTTGCCAACTGAATATCTTGTGATACTGTTAGATGAG GACCAAGATGATGATGCAATGTTGCTTTTAGCACGATTTTGTGCAGATTCCTTCTCTTCCATTTCTCTTGGTACAGTCAATCAAGGGGTCTCCTATTCATTACGTGCAAG GATTGAATCTATTACTTCTCCGGAGGTTCAAGGGAAGTATGGTAGTTTGCAGAGGAAGCAAATTAATCTTGTTGATTTTGATGGTGTCACTTCAAAATTTCTTTTGTGGGGTGAGCAGGTTCTGCTTGCAAACGTATTTAG CGTGGGAAGTACGCTTGCCCTGGATAGACCATTTATTTTGAGTTCCACTGAGAGTGCTCTTGAATTATCTGAAGAATTTTGCCTTGAATATGGCACTGCAACACAGTTATATCTGGTGCCTTTTATTCGGCATGAGGAGCAA GTATCCGTAACATTGACGCAGAACCATCATAAAGGGTCAAAACTATCAAGAGCTATGGATCCAAGTCAGGGACTTGTAGTCTCCCAGGTTTCCCTGCCTTGTAATTCTCAAGGTTCTATTGACTTCAGTAATTATCCTTTCCGA TCATTTGTTATTGATCTTCGGGAGAAGATGACCGGAGTAAGCCTCTATGGTATTGTTGCTGACATCAGAAGTACTCAAGAACCAGTATTTTCTGTTAAGATTCAAGATGTAACTGGTGCAGTTTGGGTGAGACTACATTTTGATCGATCCTG GTCATTAGGGAGACTAGGACTGGGGCATAGTATTTACATATCTGGTTTGGCGTGCTCTATGGGGACAAGAAAAAG CCTAGAACTGCAGTGGTTCGAGAATGATGGTGGAGCTTCATTTATTAATATTAGTTGCTTACCAGCGCTACTTAACTCATCTTTTCTTCACAAGTTATCCTGCCTTTCTGATTTATCAGTCGAGCCTACTGGTATCCGT GTATGTCGAGTCTGGCTGGATCAAATTGAACATTGTCACGTGACTACGAGACTATCACATACGTCTTGTGGTTATTTTCGTGATGATAGTTCCATTGAGGATCTCAAGTGCAGCTTCTGTCAATGTAAATGCAATGCAGAACTGGCATGGAGTTTCCATTTAAAAATAACTCTTGCAGATGAGAGTGGAAAAATCTTTGCCTGGTGTACTGGTCAAACTGCCGTGGAGTTGCTGCAAATAACTCCTGATGAATTCTGCGAACTACCAGAG GAAGAGCAGATAATGTACCCATCATCCCTTGAGCACGAAACATTCAAAGTTGCATTGGTGAACTGCAGGAAAAAGGTTGAAGGACTTATGGATCAAGATCATGACGCAGTTGAATGGGAAATCACCCGTGCAATGAAGTGGGAATAA